The Deltaproteobacteria bacterium region AGCAACTCCAGTCGATCCAGGACTGGAACATCCGTTACGCGCTTCAGGCGGTGCCGGGCGTGGCAGAGGTCGCGAGCGTCGGCGGGTTCGTGAAGGAGTATCAAATCAATCTCGACCCTGACAGGTTGGCGGCGCTCAACATCCCGCTCGGCACTGTCGTGAACATGGTCCGCATGTCGAACGCGGACGTGGGTGGTCGGGTCCTGGAAATCAGTGGAACCGAGCACTACGTGCGCGGCCGCGGCTACGTCAAATCGCCCAAGGACCTGGAGAAGGTCGTGCTGGGCTCGCACATGGGGACGCCGGTGCTGCTGCGCGACGTCGGCACGGTGCGCATGGGGCCGGCGCAGCGGCGGGGACTTGCGGACCTCGACGGTGAGGGCGAAACGGTGGGCGGAGTCGTCGTCGCGCGCTCGGGCACGAATGCGCTCGACGTGATCGACGCGGTCAGGTCGCGCATCGCCGAGCTGAAACCTACCCTGCCGGAAGGGGTGCAGATCGTTCCGACCTACGACCGGTCGCGGCTCATCCGCGAGAGCATCGCCACGCTGAAGCACACGCTGATTGAAGAGTTGATCGTCGTCACGCTGGTCATCCTGCTCTTCCTGCTCCATTTCCGTTCGACGCTCGTCCCGGCGCTCCTGCTGCCGATCGCGGTGGTGCTTGCCTTCATTCCCATGAAGCAGATGGGTCTGACCGCGAACATCATGTCCCTGGGCGGGATCGCCATCGCCATCGGCGCGATGGTCGATGCGGCGATCATCGTCGTCGAGAATGTCCACAAGCGGCTGGAGGCGATCAAACCCGGGGACCAGCGCGCCGAAGTGGTGCTGCGCGCGCTTCAGGAGGTGGGCCGGCCGATTTTCTTCTCGCTGCTCGTCATCACGGTGGGATTTCTACCCGTATTCACGCTGGAGGGTACTGAAGGCCGCCTCTTCTCGCCGCTCGCCTGGACCAAGACCTTCTCGATGGCGTTCGCGGCGTTGCTCTCGATCACGCTGGTCCCCGCCATCGCGACCACCTTCATCCGCGGGAAGATCCGCGACGAGGACCACAATCCGGTCAGCCGTCTTCTCGGCCGCCTGTACGATCCCGTCTGCCGCTTTGCCCTGCGCTTCCGCTGGCCGGTGATCGCCGGCGCGCTCGTGCTCATGGCTCTCACGGTGCCTGTAGTGAAGTTCCTCGCCAGCGAATTCATGCCGCCGCTCAACGAGGGCACCCTGCTCTACATGCCGACCAGCGTTCCCGGCATGAGCGACGCCACCGCGCGAGATGTCCTTCAGCGGCAGGATCAGGTAATCAAGCGATTCCCGGAAGTCGAGAGCGTATTCGGCAAAGCGGGACGTTTCGACACGCCTACCGACCCAGCCCCACTCTCGATGTTCGAGACCGTCGTGAACCTGAAGCCTGGCGTGAAAGACCTGGACGCGCTGGTGCGCAAGCTGGATGCCGCGCTGCAATTTGCGGGCATGCCCAACGTCTGGTGGATGCCGATCCAGACGCGCACCGAGATGCTGGCGACCGGCGTGCGCAGCCCGCTCGGCGTGCTGGTGCTCGGCCCCGACACGAAGGTCATCGATCGGATCGGCGAGGAGATCGAGACGGCGTTGCGCGAAGTTCCCGGAACGCGCAGCGCGTTCTCGGAACGGATCGGCGGCGGGTATTTCCTCGACTTCGACGTCGATCGTGACCGCGCGGCGCGCTTCGGCCTCAATGTCGGCGACGTCGAGGATGCCGTCGAGACCGCCATCGGTGGCCTGACGGTGTCGACCACCGTCGAGGGACGCGAACGCTATCCGGTGACGGTTCGATACGCCCGCGACTTCCGTTCCGACCTGCAATCGCTCGGGCGCGTGCGAGTCGCCACGATGGACGGAGCGCAGATCGCCCTCGGACAGGTGGCGAATCTGAGATTGCGCACAGGTCCGTCGATGCTGCGCGACGAGAACGGACAGCTGGCAGGGTACGTTTTCGCCGACACGAGCCGCCCTATCGATGACTACGTCCACGACGCGAAGAAGGCGGTCGCGGACAAGGTCAAGCTCCCGCCGGGTTACCGTCTCGACTGGGCGGGGCAGTACCGCTACCTCGAGCGTGCCAAGGCGCGCCTTGCAATCGTAGTGCCCCTTACGCTGCTCATCATCTTCATGCTGCTCTTTTTCAACTCGGGGAGCGCAATCGAGGCGGCAATGGTGATGCTCGCCGTCCCCTTCTCCCTGATCGGCGCGTTCTGGCTGCTCTGGCTGCTTGGCTACAACATGAGCGTCGCGGTGTGGGTCGGACTCATCGCGCTGGCCGGCCTCGATGCGGAGACTGGCATCGTGATGCTTCTGTACCTCGACCTGGCCTGGAAGGAACGCAAACCATCCACGCGCGACGAGGCGCGTGAGGCCATCGTGCAGGGCGCGGTCAAACGCATCCGGCCAAAAATGATGACGGTGGCAACCATCCTGGTCGGCCTGGTGCCGATCCTCTGGTCGCAGGGCACGGGCGCGGACGTGATGAAACGCATCGCCGCGCCGATGGTCGGGGGCGTCGTCACCTCTGCCATCCTCGAGCTCGTCGTCTACCCCGCGCTGTACCTCATCTGGAAGGGACGGGGCCTTCCGCAGACCATTCAAGGAGAAGCAGCATGAATTGGATTGTCACCAGCGTCCTGGGTCCTGCAGTCACCGCGTGATTCCGTACTTCGTCATTCCGCCGCTGCGAATCGGGCCGGTTGCGCTGCAGCCGTTCGGTATCCTCTCCGCAGCGGGGATCCTGCTCGCCTCGCGGCTCCTGGTACGCGAGGCGAGCAGGCGCGGACTCCAGACCGAGCCGATGGAGAAGCTCGCGACGTGGGCGGTTGCCGGCGGCATCGTCGGAGCCCACCTGGTGCATCTGCTCCTCTACCATCCGGAAGAATTGCGGGAGAACGGGCCGCTGCAGATCCTGAAAGTATGGGACGGCCTCTCTTCGACCGGCGGCGTGGTCGGCGGGATCATCTGCTGCATCGCGTTCCTGCGGCGACACGGCCTCCGGTTTGCGACGTACGCGGACGCTTTCGCTATCGCTGTTCCTCCCGGGTGGGCAGTCGCGCGACTCGGTTGCTTCTCGGTCCACGACCATCCGGGAGTTTTGACGAGCTTCTTTCTGGCAGTGGCCTTCCCCGGAGGGGCACGCCACGACATGGGACTCTACGATGCGCTCGTCCTGACCGGGATCACGATCCTCGTTTACATGCTTGACCGACGTACAGCGCTTCAGGGGAGGCTGCTGGCTGTCGTCGCGCTATTGTATGGATCTTCCAGGTTCGTTCTCGACTTCCTGCGCGCACGCGATCTCCCGTACTCAGACGCGCGGTACTTCGGTTTGACGCCCGCTCAGTATGGCGCTCTCCTCCTCATGATGTGGGGTCTCTGGAAGCTTGCTCGCGGGCGGCGAGACATTGTTCACCTGCCCGCGTCTGCGCCACATTGAACACGCGGTTGCATCCCGCCACGGTGCCGCACAGAATCCCCGCCAATGGTGCGGGTGATCGCAACCGTCGCCTCGTTGGTGTTGAGTGCGCAGGGCTTCGTGCCCTTGGTACTGGCCTGCTGCAGCGCTCCGGCGGTGCATGCCTGCTGTTCGAAGGCGAGAGCGGCCGACATTCCGGACCTTCCGCTGCTCAGCCGGGCACCGTGCTGCACGCCTGCCCCGCCGCAGGCGATCCACAGAGAAGACTCCGTCAGCCCGGACCGCGTCAGCAGCGCGCCTCCTGCCGTGATCGTCCGGCCGACCGATGTACCCGTCTACCTCACCTCGATTCCGCCACGCCGCAGGACCGTTCCCGGCGCCGTGCCAGCGCTGGGACCACCTCTGCCGCTTCGGATCTAGATGGACGTCATGCGCCTTCTGTAAGACCGCGGCGCGTCGGTCCGTCTTGATCTTCGCTTCACTTCAAACGCCGCTCGCGCGGCAGAGGTACGTCTTGAACAACTGGACGGTTGCGCTCGCAGCGAGCGCACTGGTCGTCAGCCCCGGGATCGCGCACGCGCAAGAGCACGAGCACGGATCCATGCCCGGCATGGAACACGCCGAGCCGGTTGGGCCTGGTGCAGAGCCGTTATCGTTCACGCACTCGCGCGAAGGCTCGGGCACGAGCTGGATGCCGGACTCCTCGCCCGTCTTCGCGCACCACTTCATGGCCGGCGACTGGATGCTGATGCTCCACTACGCCGCGACCTTGGGGTACGACGATCAATGGAGCGATCGCGGTTCGCGCCGCCTCACCTCGACGAATTGGGTCATGGGGATGGCGGCACACCCGCTCCTCGGAGGACAAGTCACCTTCCGGACCATGCTCTCGGCCGAGCCTGCCACCGCGGGCGGCGAGCTGCAGCTTCCGCTGCTGCTCCAGAGTGGCGAGACGTATGGCGGTCAGCCGCTGCACGATCGCCAGCACCCGCACGACCTCTTCATGGAAGTCGCCGCAATCTACCGCCGTCCCATCGCCGACCTGTTCGGCATCGAATTGTACGGCGCGCTTTCAGGAGAGCCGGCGCTGGGGCCGACCGCGTTCATGCATCGCGCTTCAGCGATGAACAATCCGTTCCCGCCGATCGGCCACCACTGGCAGGACTCGACGCACATCTCCTTCGGCGTGCTGACTGCGGGCGTCTACAACCGATGGGTCAAGCTGGAGGGATCCATCTTTCACGGGCGCGAGCCCGACGAGAATCGCTGGGATTTCGACTTCGGCGCGCTCGATTCCTGGTCCGGACGGCTATCCGTGAACCCGACGCAACAGACCAGCTTCCAGGTCTCCTATGGCTACGTGAACAGCCCCGAGGCGGCGCAACCGCAGGAGAACCTCCATCGAGTGACCGCGTCAGGAAGCTACAGCGCGCCGATGCTCTCGGACGGCAACGTCGCATTGACTGCGCTCTGGGGAAGAAACGTCGAGGCGGGCCATTCATCGGACAGCGCGCTCGTCGAGGCGAATCTCGATCTCGACGGCAAGAACGTGCCCTTCGTGCGCTTCGAATACGTCCAGAAGCTCGGCCATGACCTCGTGCTGCCGGGCGACCCGGACGCAAAGTACGACGTGTTCCAAGGCTCGTTCGGATATGTGCACCGCTTCACCGGCGGGCCCGTCGTGCCGGTCATCGGCATATCCGTGGACATCGGGATCGTGCCCGCCTCCATCGAGGCGCAGTATGGGACGCGGACTCCCGTGGGGGCCTTCGTCTTCATCGGGCTACAGCCGCCGAAGATGTCGTTGGGCCACGAACACCACATGAGCGGCATGTGAAGAAAAACGAGACGGCGGCGCAGTCGCGAACCGGAATCGATCCGGTCTGCGGCATGAAGGTGGATCTCGATCATCCCAAGGGCGGGAAGGTGATCTACCAGGGCCGCGAGATCGGCTTCTGCAGCGGGAGATGCAAGGCAAAATTCGAGGCCGATCCGCAGAGGTACCTCCGTCCGAAGAAGGCCGAATCGCCGCCGCCGCCGGGCACCGAATGGACTTGCCCCATGCACCCGCAGATCGTCCGCAACGGCCCCGGATCGTGCCCCATCTGCGGCATGGCGCTCGAGCCCCGCGCCGTATCACTCGACGAGAGCAATCCCGACCTGGACGACATGAGCCGGCGGTTCTGGGCGAGCCTCGTCTTCACGGTGCCGGTGTTTCTGCTCGGCATGTCCGAATTCCTGCCGGGAACGCCGGTCCAACATGCGCTTGGTCATTGGTTGCCGTGGATCGAGCTGGTGCTGACGACGCCCGTGGTCCTCTGGGCAGGCTGGCCGCTGTTCGAGCGCGGCTGGGCGTCGATCGTGAACCGAAGTCTCAACATGTTCACGCTGATCGCTCTCGGTACCGGTATCGCGTACGTATTCAGTGTCATCGCGACCGTCGCCCCGAGCCTTCTTCCGGAAACAATGCGGCGCGGCGGAATGGTTCCCGTCTACTTCGAGCCGGCGGCGTTCATCGTTTCGCTCGTCCTCCTCGGCCAGGTCCTCGAGCTTCGAGCGCGGGCGAGAACGCGCGGAGCGCTCAAGGCACTGCTGGGGCTCGCTCCAAAGGTCGCTCGCCGCATCGACAAGGACGGCTCCGAGCACGACGTCGCACTCGCGGAGGTGATGCCCGGCGACCTGCTCCGGGTTCGCCCGGGCGAGAAGGTGCCCGTCGACGGCCTCGTCATCGAGGGGCGCAGCAGCGTCGACGAGTCGATGATCACGGGGGAAGCAATCCCGGTCGAAAAGGGCCCTGGCAGCAGGGTCACCGGCGCGACGGTCAACCAGACGGGGAGCCTGGTGATGCGCACCGAGCGCGTCGGCGAGTCGACCCTGCTGGCGCAGATCGTGCGCATGGTCAGCGAGGCGCAGCGGAGCCGCGCGCCCATCCAGCGACTTGCGGACAAGGTAGCGGGTTGGTTCGTGCCCATCGTCGTTGCTGTCGCCGGGCTGACCTTCGCGACCTGGATGCTGGTCGGACCGGAACCGCGATTCGCGCACGCGCTGGTGAATGCCGTGGCCGTCTTGATCATCGCTTGCCCGTGCGCACTCGGTCTCGCCACCCCGATGAGCATCATGGTGGGCGCGGGACGGGGCGCGACCGCGGGCGTCCTCATCCGCAATGCCGAGGCGCTCGAGGCCATGGAGAAGGTCGACACGCTTCTCGTCGACAAGACAGGCACAATCACCGAGGGAAAGCCGCGGATCGTGACCGTTCAATCTTTCGCACCATTCGCCGAATCGGAGGTGCTCCGGCTCGCAGCAAGCCTGGAGCGCGCCAGCGAGCATCCGCTCGCGCGCGCCATCGTGGAGGGCGCACGAGAGCGCGGAATGTCATTGGGACCTGCAGGCGAGTTCACCTCGACGACCGGCGGTGGCGTCAGCGGCCACGTCGAGGACCGCCAGGTCTGGGTCGGAAGCCCGCGGTTTCTGGAAAGCGTGCATGTTCCCGTCGAAGGAGCGAAAGAGCGGGCGGAAAGGCTGCGCGCCGAAGGGCAGACCACGCTGTTCGTCGCCATCAATGGGCAGCTCGCGGGGTTGCTTGGAGTCGCAGATCCCATCAAGCCATCCAGCGTAGAGGCGATTCGGCTACTGCGAGCTGAAGGCATCCGGGTCGTGCTGGTCACGGGCGACAGCCGTACGACCGCGGAGACCGTGGCGCGGAAGCTGGGCATCGAGGACCTTCACGCAGAGGTCCTGCCGTCGCAGAAGAGAGACCTCGTGCTGCGGCTGAAGCGCGAAGGCCGCATCGTCGCGATGGCCGGAGACGGCATCAACGACGCGCCGGCGCTTGCAGCCGCGCACGTCGGCATCGCCATGGGCAGCGGAACCGACGTGGCAATGGAGAGCGCCGGAATCACGCTGGTGAAGGGCGACCTCCTCGGCATCGCTCGAGCCCGGATTCTGAGCCGCGCCACCATGCGCAACATCCGGCAGAACCTGTTCTGGGCGTTCGCCTACAACGTGGCCGGCGTGCCGCTCGCGGCGGGCGTTCTCTACCCGGCCTTCGGCCTGCTGCTAAGCCCGATGATCGCCAGCGCAGCAATGAGCTTCAGCTCGGTCTCGGTGATCGTCAACGCTCTGCGCCTTCACCGAATTCGCATCTAAGTAGCGGACGTAAAAGCATCACCGCGTCGCCGGGTACGGGTCGCGGAACACGAGCAGGCGCCCCTTGCCGGGATCGCACACGTAAGCGCTCCCCGAATCGTCCGTCGCAACGCAATGCGCGTCGGGCGCGGTCTCCGCGCTGCCGAGCACCGCCGGCCGGCCGCGCCCGTCGATGCCGATCACGGTCAGCGTCGCCGCCCCGGCGCCGGGCACGTAGAGGTGCGAGAGCCTGGCCGCGAATGCGATCACGTCCACGCCGTTCCCCGCCGGAGCGTGGCCGAGGACCGTGCCGCCGTGCTCGACATCGAGAACGACTGCTTTTCCCTCCTTGCAGCCCACGAAAGCGTATCCGTGCGGGACGTCGAGCGCGAGACCGCGTGCGCCTTCGCAACCGTTGGGCCAGCGCGCCACGATCGTCCGCGATGCGAGGTCGATGGCGAGCGTCGCGTCGTGCCAGGTGTTCGTGTACGCGCGGCGCCGGAGGGGATCGATCTCGAGAGACTCCGGTCCGTCAGCCACCTCGATGCTCCCGGCGCGCACGAGCGCCGGCGGTCCTTTCCGGTCGAGCCGGAATGCTTCGATCGTCTTGGAGCCCGGTTCGCTCACCCAGACCTCGCGCAACGGCGCCACCCATCGGACGTAATCGGGAGCGCCGCCGAGCTTGACCGAGCTGAGGATCCGTTTCGCCGCCGGATCGACGATCGCCAAGGTGCCTGCGGTGCGGTCGGAAGCGAAGATCAGCCCGTCGCCGCTGTCGGCAGAGGTCGTCCCCTGCGAATGGCCGCGTTCGCGCTGTGGCGAAGTGGAGAACCCGGCGATCTCGCTGACGCCTTGCGTCTTCGGATCGACGAGGTCGAGGCGACCCGATGCTCCGGCAGGCACGAGCAGCTTGTGCAGCTCCGGGGAGAAGCGCAGGTCATCGAAGCCGATGCCGCCCTCGCCGCCGGGCAGCGCGAGCGGCGTGAGGATACCTGCTGCGCCGAGAAGGACGAGGACCGCTGTGACGTTCATTGCTTCCTCCGGAGAGTGGGGAGTCCGATGCCGAACGCCCAGGTGAAGCCGGCGCGGATCTCCGTCGTGCTCACCGGTCCCGCCCGCGCCAGCCGGACCGCAGCGTCAATGGAAAAGCTCTCCCGCAGCCGCCAGATCGCACCGAGGAGCCCCGAGATCGTGGTCGGTGCGTTGCGCTCCGCCTCGACGAAGAGCTCGGCGACCGGCCGGACGACCCATGCATCGTGGCCTTCGGCGATCAAGCTCGCAAACATTCCGGGCGTGTGCGTGCGCGTCCACGATGCAGCGCCGTTGAGGTGGAGCGTCAGCGCGTCCCATCGCTGGGATGCAATCAACGCCAGCTCCGCGCCGGCACCGCCCTCTCCGTCGGTTGCCGGGAGCAGCGCGCTCATCTCCGCCGCAATGCTGATGCCGCTCTTCTCCTGCAGGACGCCCTCGCGAAGGACGTGCTTGAGCGAAAGCGCCGCATCCTCGACGGCCCATCGTCGTCCGGAAGCCGAATTTCCGAGCTGCACGAACTGCCTGCCTTCGAGCACGAGCTCCCAGTCCGCTGCAAGACCCCAGTTCAGAATCAAGCTCGGGGCGATGAGAAATCGTCCGGAACCTTCCTTCAGGAATCCGACCGGACCGACCTCCATCTCGATGTCGCCCTGCTCCGCCACCGCGGCATCGGTCGCGTCGAATGGCCGATACGCCCGCGCGGAGCCCGACAGCGCCACCGAGAGCAGGAGCAGCAGCGCGACCGAGGTCCTGCCGGATCTGGAGGACAACCGTGCCAGGCCGATCGCGCGATCAGGGGTGGGACGGATGGGGCGCGGTGTAATGACGCGACGTGGACTCACCGGGAAGGAAGCTCAGACCGTCGACCGTCATGTCGTCGACGTAGCAATACGCCCAATCCTCTCCGGGCTCGAACGACTTGATCGCCGGGTGCTTCGTCCGGTGGAAATGCTTGGTCGCGTGGTGATTCGGAGACGAGTCACAGCAGCCGACGTGGCCGCAGCTCATGCAGAGCCGCAAGTGGACCCATTCGCCGCCGGATTCCAGGCATTCCTTGCATCCCGCGCCGCTGGGCTTGACCGCCGTGCGACCGGGCTCGCCGAGCTTTTCGAGATCGTTGCAGACCCGTTCCATGAAGCCTCCTTGTTGGACGTGAGCATCGCCACCACGCAGCGGCCGCGCTACAAGAAGATCATGACAAGCCGAGTTGCAAGCGACGTGTGGCCCACCCTGCGACTCCGTGACTGGCAGGAGACGTACGGGACGCTGCACATGTGGACGCAGATCGTCGGCAAGACGCGGCTCGCGCTGGCCCCGATGGTGAACCACTGGTGGCAGGTACCGCTGTACGTGACGGCGCGGGGACTCTCGACGTCGCCGATGCCCTCCGGCGGCCGCGCGTTCGAGGCGGAATTCGACTTCTTCGATCACGTGCTGGCGCTGCGGAGGAGCGACGGCGTGACGCGCACGCTGGCGCTCGGTCCCCGATCGGTGGCGGACTTCTATCGGGAGTACATGGCGCTGCTGAAATCCCTCGAGCTCGACGTGCGCATCCGCCCCGTGCCTGTGGAAGTGCCGCGCGCCATCCCCTTCCTCGAGGATCGCGAGCACGCCTCGTATGACGCGGACGCCGCGCAGCGCTGCTTCCTCGTCCTCACGCAGGCCGACCGGCTGCTCAAAGAGTTTCGCGGACCATTCCTCGGCAAGTGCAGCCCGGTCCACTTCTTCTGGGGAAGCTTCGATCTCGCCTGCACCCGCTTCTCGGGCCGACCCGCGCCGGAGCATCCGGGCGGCGCCCCGAACTGTCCCGACTACGTGATGCACGAAGCGTACTCGCACGAATGCATCAGCGCGGGCTTCTGGCCGGGCGGGGGCCCAGTGGAAGAGCCCGTCTTCTACGCGTACGCATACCCCGAACCGGCGGCTTTGCCGCGGGCGAGGATTCTTCCCGCGGAGGCGCGCTACGACACCGTCATGCGCGAGTTCCTTCTTCCGTATGAAGCCGTCCGTACCGCCGCGCGGCCGGACGAGTCGGTGCTTGCCTTCCTCCGGAGCACGTACGAGGCCGCCGCGGATCTCGCCGGGTGGGACCGCTCCGCGCTCGAGAGGAGAGTAAGCGCCCGTTGATTCGCGCTGGAGGAACACCCAAGGCCGAGAAGCAACGCCGAGAGGAGCTTTTTCATCGGCGCAGCATGGCAGCGAATCAGAATGACCCGAGCGTCATCAAAGTGCCTGTGAACCGTGAACCGCGCCAGATCGTCACCGCCCACCGGCAGCTCGAGGGAGCCGGCTTCGTCGTCCGTCGCCCGTTGCCGAGCGGAGAGGTGGACATGGTGGACCCCTTCCTGCTCATCGATGAGATGGGACCGGTCGACTACGGTCCGGGAGAGGCGGTGGGCGCACCTGACCATCCGCATCGCGGCTTCGAAACCGTGACGTATTCGCTGGCAGGCGAGTTCGAGCACGAGGACTCGGCCGGCCACCGCGGCGTGCTCCGGGCAGGGGACGTGCAGTGGATGACCGCCGGAGCCGGCATCATCCATTCAGAGATGCCTTCGCGACGGATCCGGGAGGAAGGCGGCCGCGTGCACGGATTCCAGATCTGGATCAACCTGCCCGCGCGTCTGAAGATGGCTCGGCCGCGCTATCAGGAGGTCCCGGCCGCGAAGATTCCGGAGGCGGTGACCGCTGACGGCAAGGCGCGGGTGCGGATCGTAGCTGGCGAAGCGCTCGGCGCAAAAGCGGTGATCGACACACACACACCGATTGTCTACCAGGACTGGTCGCTCGAGGAGCTCGCCGACGTCACCGTTCCGGTTCCTGCCAGCCACAACGCGCTCGCGTACGTCTTCGAGGGGTCCGCGAAGGTGGGCGAGCAGGATCTGCGCGAGGGACAACTCGCCGTCCTCGGCGCGGGCGACGCCGTCCGCCTGCGCGGTGGCAAGGGACGCTTGCTGCTGCTGGCGGGCGAGCCGCTGCGCGAACGCGTCGCGCACTACGGGCCGTTCGTGATGAACAGCGAGGACGAGATCCTGCAGGCGATGCGCGACTTCCAGAGCGGGCGCATGGGGGAGATCACGCGCACGGCGCAGGTGCAGTGAGTCACCAACTCCTTACAAAGATGTCGTGGTCTCGATGCGCCGTGGTGGATACGAAATCAGTCGCCATGACGGAACGACCAAAAGACGTCTTCGACGCATGCCCACATCCAGGCCTGGAGTATCTCGGTCAGAACCGCGACGCCCGGTTCATGCGCTGCGACTTCTGCGGCGAAGTCTTCGTGTTGCAGGGCGGCCAGGTGTGGGCGATTCCCGCAGTGCGACAGGATGAAGGGTCGACGAACGAGGGCGGCTGAGGATGGATCAGCGAGGACGTTGGCCCGCACGGCGGTTCTGGCCCGCTGGCAGCCAGCGGCCGAGATGAAGCCAACCCATCTCGAACGGCGCGCCGCGGCGTTCGATCTTCGCGGTCGCCAACGCCGTCTCCTGCGCTTCCCCAGCGTCGACGTCGCGGACGATCACCGCAGCGTTCACGAGCGACCCGTTACCGCCCGGGTCCGATCGATTCGAGGGTCCTTCGAAGAGACGCCGCTCGGCACGGATGTCGACGGAGTATCCGGACGGAGTGCGCTTCCAGGAAGCCGACAACGCTGGCTGAACGCCATTTCCGGGAAAGAGTCGAGTCGTGCGCGTCTTTCCGCCGGGGAGAAGCTCGATCAAGACGCCGACCGTCGTCCTGGGGTCGGGCTCGAGCTTCGGAGCGAATCCGCTCGTCCAGGGATCGCCGCCACGATCCCACCAGAGCT contains the following coding sequences:
- a CDS encoding efflux RND transporter permease subunit codes for the protein MITRVIAWSAKNRLATLLLVALASAWGVLSLRHTALDAIPDLSDVQVIIFSEWMGRAPDLVEDNITYPVVSSLLGSPRVTAVRGQSMFGMSFVNVIFEDGTDLYWARSRVLEKLSSISNKLPRGVTPILGPDATGVGWVFEYALVDKTGHATLQQLQSIQDWNIRYALQAVPGVAEVASVGGFVKEYQINLDPDRLAALNIPLGTVVNMVRMSNADVGGRVLEISGTEHYVRGRGYVKSPKDLEKVVLGSHMGTPVLLRDVGTVRMGPAQRRGLADLDGEGETVGGVVVARSGTNALDVIDAVRSRIAELKPTLPEGVQIVPTYDRSRLIRESIATLKHTLIEELIVVTLVILLFLLHFRSTLVPALLLPIAVVLAFIPMKQMGLTANIMSLGGIAIAIGAMVDAAIIVVENVHKRLEAIKPGDQRAEVVLRALQEVGRPIFFSLLVITVGFLPVFTLEGTEGRLFSPLAWTKTFSMAFAALLSITLVPAIATTFIRGKIRDEDHNPVSRLLGRLYDPVCRFALRFRWPVIAGALVLMALTVPVVKFLASEFMPPLNEGTLLYMPTSVPGMSDATARDVLQRQDQVIKRFPEVESVFGKAGRFDTPTDPAPLSMFETVVNLKPGVKDLDALVRKLDAALQFAGMPNVWWMPIQTRTEMLATGVRSPLGVLVLGPDTKVIDRIGEEIETALREVPGTRSAFSERIGGGYFLDFDVDRDRAARFGLNVGDVEDAVETAIGGLTVSTTVEGRERYPVTVRYARDFRSDLQSLGRVRVATMDGAQIALGQVANLRLRTGPSMLRDENGQLAGYVFADTSRPIDDYVHDAKKAVADKVKLPPGYRLDWAGQYRYLERAKARLAIVVPLTLLIIFMLLFFNSGSAIEAAMVMLAVPFSLIGAFWLLWLLGYNMSVAVWVGLIALAGLDAETGIVMLLYLDLAWKERKPSTRDEAREAIVQGAVKRIRPKMMTVATILVGLVPILWSQGTGADVMKRIAAPMVGGVVTSAILELVVYPALYLIWKGRGLPQTIQGEAA
- a CDS encoding prolipoprotein diacylglyceryl transferase yields the protein MIPYFVIPPLRIGPVALQPFGILSAAGILLASRLLVREASRRGLQTEPMEKLATWAVAGGIVGAHLVHLLLYHPEELRENGPLQILKVWDGLSSTGGVVGGIICCIAFLRRHGLRFATYADAFAIAVPPGWAVARLGCFSVHDHPGVLTSFFLAVAFPGGARHDMGLYDALVLTGITILVYMLDRRTALQGRLLAVVALLYGSSRFVLDFLRARDLPYSDARYFGLTPAQYGALLLMMWGLWKLARGRRDIVHLPASAPH
- a CDS encoding heavy metal translocating P-type ATPase, which gives rise to MKVDLDHPKGGKVIYQGREIGFCSGRCKAKFEADPQRYLRPKKAESPPPPGTEWTCPMHPQIVRNGPGSCPICGMALEPRAVSLDESNPDLDDMSRRFWASLVFTVPVFLLGMSEFLPGTPVQHALGHWLPWIELVLTTPVVLWAGWPLFERGWASIVNRSLNMFTLIALGTGIAYVFSVIATVAPSLLPETMRRGGMVPVYFEPAAFIVSLVLLGQVLELRARARTRGALKALLGLAPKVARRIDKDGSEHDVALAEVMPGDLLRVRPGEKVPVDGLVIEGRSSVDESMITGEAIPVEKGPGSRVTGATVNQTGSLVMRTERVGESTLLAQIVRMVSEAQRSRAPIQRLADKVAGWFVPIVVAVAGLTFATWMLVGPEPRFAHALVNAVAVLIIACPCALGLATPMSIMVGAGRGATAGVLIRNAEALEAMEKVDTLLVDKTGTITEGKPRIVTVQSFAPFAESEVLRLAASLERASEHPLARAIVEGARERGMSLGPAGEFTSTTGGGVSGHVEDRQVWVGSPRFLESVHVPVEGAKERAERLRAEGQTTLFVAINGQLAGLLGVADPIKPSSVEAIRLLRAEGIRVVLVTGDSRTTAETVARKLGIEDLHAEVLPSQKRDLVLRLKREGRIVAMAGDGINDAPALAAAHVGIAMGSGTDVAMESAGITLVKGDLLGIARARILSRATMRNIRQNLFWAFAYNVAGVPLAAGVLYPAFGLLLSPMIASAAMSFSSVSVIVNALRLHRIRI
- a CDS encoding UBP-type zinc finger domain-containing protein — translated: MERVCNDLEKLGEPGRTAVKPSGAGCKECLESGGEWVHLRLCMSCGHVGCCDSSPNHHATKHFHRTKHPAIKSFEPGEDWAYCYVDDMTVDGLSFLPGESTSRHYTAPHPSHP
- a CDS encoding pirin family protein; protein product: MAANQNDPSVIKVPVNREPRQIVTAHRQLEGAGFVVRRPLPSGEVDMVDPFLLIDEMGPVDYGPGEAVGAPDHPHRGFETVTYSLAGEFEHEDSAGHRGVLRAGDVQWMTAGAGIIHSEMPSRRIREEGGRVHGFQIWINLPARLKMARPRYQEVPAAKIPEAVTADGKARVRIVAGEALGAKAVIDTHTPIVYQDWSLEELADVTVPVPASHNALAYVFEGSAKVGEQDLREGQLAVLGAGDAVRLRGGKGRLLLLAGEPLRERVAHYGPFVMNSEDEILQAMRDFQSGRMGEITRTAQVQ